A region of the Argopecten irradians isolate NY chromosome 16, Ai_NY, whole genome shotgun sequence genome:
AGGCACGGCAATATGTTTTCCAAGACTGTGGTGTCTACCACACCTAACACACACATGATCatcaaaattcaatataaaattgTATAGACCAGTTACTCCACGAGTAAGCGACGATATGACAATGAGGCTAAGCTCCCAAGTTTTGAACTAGACTAAGGCATCGCCTACTTATGTTTGTATTCAGGCAGGCTGTCTCCAGGCTGTGTGAATTGCTTGAAATACGGCTATAAAATTTCGTCTTAAAATATCACGCTTGGTTATTCTGAGTATTGATTGCATATTGTTGTTTGGTAGTTTTTTGTGTGCTTGTTCTATATCTCTCGTGGTATATTTCAGTGAGGCCACACTATAAATAGGGCAAAAGTTCCTCTATTgtcacaacatgaacataccgcagtctcccaatcGCACACGCACTTCACCAACGCAACACACTACCTACACACGGGGCATCCCTcaaatgactctggctgttaataggacgttttaTCAACCATCAATCAATCCAACAATGACCTTCCGTTTATAAAGCCTTAGAAGACTTTGTTACCAAAGATAGCGACAAATAGAAAtcatatactttttttttatttaggtattttgttttatcaaaatatctataaatacatattttttgtttttcttatggAAATACTTTATAGTTCTTACCAATATCTAATTACATTCTTGATTAAAAATGGGATATAGCATTGGtttattgaaattgatattgattGCATGAAACAAAATCAGTTCacttacatttatattgtaatttcGATCGAGGAATGAAGAATGGGATATCCAAGCAGCttgatataaacatgtattatatcttattattattacggtatttttatatttttttcatgtttttttaagTCACGGGACTATTTCATCCATATTCAGGAAAACAAAGGATTTTCGTTAAccgatttcataaaaaaatgaataaacatatattctacaacttttctttataagaaatatttctGCTACGTCACAATCGCAGAATGCATGTTCAACGTGTTGAATGTCTTGCTCGATATCAGAAATGTGAAATATTGTCAATGTTCTTACCcttcctcccccccccctcaccCCACCCCACCTTTCAGCCTAGCCTGAACATCATGCTTATGTACTCTATCCTTGTACTTTGTCTTGCGGGACTCACAGGGTGTAATCTTGAATGCATTGTTCCCTGTAATGGTGCATGTTTTATGGTGTTGAATGGTCCAGAAAATGTGATTGATGCGTGATAAAAAGGCCCTAGGAGTGGCGACTGATAAGGTACAATTAAACTGCCATTTCTGTCAAACCCTAGAGGTGGTTAATAAAATAGAGCTAACTCATTCACCCTTAAAAGCACATTTAAACTTTTCTATATCAAAGACTAGatcagttcattatgaaatttcaggggtgaatgagtaaaaGGACGGTGGATGCTATTAAAAAGATAGCACAGTTTTGGCCCACCGACTGTGTGTAGGTGTGTGTTAAATTGATTACTAAAAAATGAGTAAAATTATAGTGTTTTTCAATActtcataaaatattatttttaggATTGAACCTTTGTGTTGTACACTGTCTGAACGGTATCCTAATGCGCAAATACCTTAAAATTTCCTTAATATGAAGCAAAACGAATCATATTTGGTTCGTAAACAGGGATATATTTCAGAACTCTTAGTACTTTACAACCGCATTCGTAAACCCTTCAATCGACCAAAAACCAATTTACCTCCCATATACTGTATAATCATAGCCTAAACTTGCATATGAATATTCCATTCAACTTTTTAAAACATTCTTCTGACAGCCTTTCTGACAGACCATTCCATGATTTGCTCATTGATCATTTACATTTTCTGTTATGTCATTCCTAAACCCTCCAACATCCTCTTAAGCTCTTCATTTGTTTATTCTATgattattatcataattattcaCAATTAGCTGACTTTTcatctcttatcaatcacatacGTATATCTTATAACGTCATTCTTAACGATCAGGCCTAGATTGCTCTAAACAAACTGAAGTAAAAAACTGACGTAAGTCTCaagttttcatataaattacataaggAAACAAACGTAAGTTTTGAATTACGTCTGCAcctttgtttcgagaaattggagCCAATACTCTGCgtacatatatatgcatattcATGAAGAATGAACAATCATTTTTTGACTATAATTAGTTGTATAGTTATGATTGTTGATTCTGTTACAGTTCCTAGTCGAGGATAAAAATAACGAATTACTCATATGATTTATAACCTAGCTTCAGGACCTGACACATTTACCCCGTTCGGGCCTCTATGCGACTTGTTCATATTAGGAGCGGGGCGATTTTCATCCTTCGGAGTGAATTATTCATAGAATAGCACCCGGTATTTCCCGgttgtaaaattacaatatcgATCTCGGATGATTTCCATGCGTATTGAGATTGTTCACTATCGCACGTACATCTATCCCCAGAGACCTTTTAAAGGATATTTAATGACACTTACCACATCCGTAGTTCAAATCATTACGTCACATATAAATGGCCAACCGTATATGCATACGTCACTTTATAAATGACCAATCGGATATGCAGGTAGCTATATAAACCCTTAACATCCGCATTAGCTGTTATATGAACTTTGACCTATACACGATGTAGTAAATTGAGGTTTAGGCAAAATCATTGTTCCTTAAAAAAGATGGAAGaattgttacaaaatattgttattatttttttacacaataacactcatttaaactttaattacgtttaaataaaaaaaaaaccaattataatatcaaaagtctTATTAATTCATTACATTAAGAAAAACCAAATGTGCTTCATTTTATCGAAAGGCATTGTAGATGGTACATTTTAGTTAGCATTATTCATCTTTGCGATATTTACGGTTGCTGTAAAGCGTAACTAAAGTAACTGTTATTTCTTTGCCTTGCAATATATACGAAGGGTTTCTATATCTTTAACAAACTGACCaaattttgatatgttaaaCGATTGCAGTATGTTAAATACATAGCTGAATCAAAGCACTGCGTATTAACTTACCAACGTATCTTCCATACTTATTTACGGGACAcattattttcatgaaaaaaagttCAGTTCTACATGGATCTGGCTAGTTATGTTCCGGCTGATATGTTAAACATTTGCCGTATGTTAATTCCGCTATCTGCATCAAATCACTGAATATCAATTAACTATTTTCCTTATTTGATTGTCTTCTTTTATCACTGCAcgtgaattatctcccttggtttTCTCAAATGAATTACCTCAGGAcactgattatctccctttttcgTTGGAAATGTATGCCATCATCCTTTAATTACTCCAACATTTAAGTGTATACTGACTGCTTTCTTTTGTCTTTTCAGGCTTGACAGTGTTCTGGGGAGCTTCGCCACCTATGCACGGTTGAAGGGTCGATATGATGATGATTGGATCGATCGCCTGAATCATTTGTACACTACCATCATATTTATCATCTTCACCATCGTCGTCAGCACCAAGCAGTATGTTGGCGAGCCGATCCATTGTTGGTGTCCTGCCGAATTCGAGGATTCCATGGTTGACTATACAAACAACGTCTGCTGGATCTCAAATACGTACTACGTACATATCGATGACGATATACCCAAGGAACGGACGGTGCGCACCGAGCGGGAAATTACGTATTATCAGTGGGTTCCCATGATTCTATTGTTCCAGGCATTCCTATTCAAGGTGCCATGCATACTTTGGCGTATATTAACAGCATCGGCTGGCGTCAATCTTGATAAGATTGTGACACTCGCCGCAGAAACACAGTACATATCTCCAGACGATAGGGAAAGAACTATTAAACATATCGTACGATACATGGACAGATGGCTTGAAAATGCACGCGAATACAGATCAGGGTGTTTCATACGCTTGCGTCAAACCATATCAAAGTACTGTTGTATTGTCTGCGGAAAACGCTACGGGAACTACTTggttacaatatatatgtttataaaactaCTGTACATGTCTAATGCTATTGGACAGTTGTTTATATTAAACGAGTTCCTGGGCACTAACTACAATGCTTACGGGCTTGAAGTTCTTGACCATTTGGCCAATGGAATAGACTGGAAGGAATCACCAAGGTTTCCGAGAGTTACATTGTGTGATTTTAGAATTCGAAAACTGGCTACAGTTCAAGATTATACTGTACAGTGTGTTTTACCAATCAACTTATTTAAcgaaaaaatctttattttcatCTGGTTCTGGCTGGTTTTCGTATCAGTTCTAAGTTCGGCCAATTTTCTTGTGTGGTGTTATACAATGATATTTAGACAACATCGTATTCGATATCTCAAGAAATTCCTACGCATCAATGATTGCTACAAATCAGAACTTGACAAAAAGATGGCGGTAAAATTTGCAGAACAATACCTTCGTCAGGATGGTATTTTCGTGCTAAGACTGGTGGGTAAAAATGCTAATGACGTGCTAGTATCAGAAATCATTTTGCAACTTTGGAATCATTACAGAAATAAACCTTTAATCAAACATGCGAACCAAATTAGTGATGACAATAGTAACGTTTGACTAGAAGCTCAAAAGCTTCTGAAACTAGTGAAAATCCAGTACTATTCGCTCTCCGAAACACAAGACGAAAGACAGGCACTGGCCCAGACGTTGATGTCCCATTCGTTCACGAATGGAACAGTTACGAGTTCATgcttggaaacagaggtttaAACGATGATGGCAATCAGAAAAATCACCACAACAAACTCTTTATGTACAACATTTCTGATAAAAGCGTGGGAATGGAATGCCTAATTGAACTTGATATGTAGACGATTTACCAACACACGGGCTTAACAAGTCACCGTCCAACTTAACTTGTTGCTCTACGTGCATGTTTGCACTTGACTACGCATGTGTATTAAGGGTTGCCTGGAGGCGGATATTTCCCTGGAAGGGTTCGATATTCTTCACGGGTCCTTACCAGGTCCAAAGTACCAAGTAGAATGCCTAAAAGAAAAACCTACCAAAGATATGGAACCTGTGACTTGGCCTCGGCACATGTTTTGTGAAGCATGATGCTCTGCAATTGCAATGAATCGCATCATTCTCACACCCACCTTAAGCAAGTATTGCTTAGGATTTATacgtttttttgtttgttcagCAAACTTAACCTATTTGCTATGTATTATATTTCTAGacaattttgcaaaaaaaagaAAGCCGTATGATAACTATATGTGTTCTACCacttaactacatgtatttgccaACATACTTGGTGTGGATGAAACAAAATGGTTACCACTTAATTTGCGATATATTTATGAATAGTCATTACTTTTATTAGAATATTGCATTGACGATAAAAACGCAGTGTGTATTAAATACCAATTAGGTTTAGACGTAGTAAGTGCATATGGTAAAAGGTGGAACCTTGACTGTGGTTCCTTTTcttgtttacttgtttacaaaaaaatgttttgaagatATGATTCTAATTTCGCTAATTCTGTTAAAATGAAGAGatagaaaatgtcatttttatactCGTAGTCTGTTACATTGTGTTTTAACTGTGAATTGTTAATTATTCGGATAGTCtattattttaagcaaaatattaGAATAGTGTTAAAAGACATTTCGGGTTGATGCGTTGAAGCAAACTGTGATGAATACGCCCATcttgttaccatgacaatacCACCGAATCTGTGACGTAATGGGCGTCATTTATAGTATTTAAAACACAActtatttgttatattattttatgtacGAAAGTAATTTATCTCGATGTGTTTCTATATATGGATGAAACCTAAATGTGTCGTTCTGAATCTGAATCTTGATGTATAAATGAGGAAACTGGAAGGGGTAAAAGGTGGGGGTCAATGATATTGATTATTACATCGATAACACAATTCAAATAAATCTCgaaataatattgtaaaacttcttctttttaaaaagtagtaaaaatagtaaaaattggATTTATAATTATTCAAGGACTGACTTTAACAGATGTTTTCGGTTTTGAAGACACACAAAAACCCCAGTGAATTCGAAATAAACAAAAGCACattatcaatttaattttcaatttcaatgtatcaataagccattttaaaagttttaaaagtgtGACGTGGTATGAATTCGGTGTGTCATTGTCTTTGCGTTGATTGGTTGTgaatattatgacgtcacactaTCGGTAAGATTGTTTATGAATATGACGCTAGCAGCTAAATTAATACTTTGatgatatattcaaatattcCCGATTGTTAAAGTCATTCAAATACCCAAAGAAACCATgcttaaaactttttttaaattc
Encoded here:
- the LOC138310501 gene encoding innexin unc-9-like isoform X1 — its product is MKILPYWRVHKKSSRRLPEQDMHDYSKLDSVLGSFATYARLKGRYDDDWIDRLNHLYTTIIFIIFTIVVSTKQYVGEPIHCWCPAEFEDSMVDYTNNVCWISNTYYVHIDDDIPKERTVRTEREITYYQWVPMILLFQAFLFKVPCILWRILTASAGVNLDKIVTLAAETQYISPDDRERTIKHIVRYMDRWLENAREYRSGCFIRLRQTISKYCCIVCGKRYGNYLVTIYMFIKLLYMSNAIGQLFILNEFLGTNYNAYGLEVLDHLANGIDWKESPRFPRVTLCDFRIRKLATVQDYTVQCVLPINLFNEKIFIFIWFWLVFVSVLSSANFLVWCYTMIFRQHRIRYLKKFLRINDCYKSELDKKMAVKFAEQYLRQDGIFVLRLVGKNANDVLVSEIILQLWNHYRNKPLIKHANQISDDNSNV
- the LOC138310501 gene encoding innexin unc-9-like isoform X4, with amino-acid sequence MLDSVLGSFATYARLKGRYDDDWIDRLNHLYTTIIFIIFTIVVSTKQYVGEPIHCWCPAEFEDSMVDYTNNVCWISNTYYVHIDDDIPKERTVRTEREITYYQWVPMILLFQAFLFKVPCILWRILTASAGVNLDKIVTLAAETQYISPDDRERTIKHIVRYMDRWLENAREYRSGCFIRLRQTISKYCCIVCGKRYGNYLVTIYMFIKLLYMSNAIGQLFILNEFLGTNYNAYGLEVLDHLANGIDWKESPRFPRVTLCDFRIRKLATVQDYTVQCVLPINLFNEKIFIFIWFWLVFVSVLSSANFLVWCYTMIFRQHRIRYLKKFLRINDCYKSELDKKMAVKFAEQYLRQDGIFVLRLVGKNANDVLVSEIILQLWNHYRNKPLIKHANQISDDNSNV
- the LOC138310501 gene encoding innexin unc-9-like isoform X3, with amino-acid sequence MLHSFQHHHGLLDSVLGSFATYARLKGRYDDDWIDRLNHLYTTIIFIIFTIVVSTKQYVGEPIHCWCPAEFEDSMVDYTNNVCWISNTYYVHIDDDIPKERTVRTEREITYYQWVPMILLFQAFLFKVPCILWRILTASAGVNLDKIVTLAAETQYISPDDRERTIKHIVRYMDRWLENAREYRSGCFIRLRQTISKYCCIVCGKRYGNYLVTIYMFIKLLYMSNAIGQLFILNEFLGTNYNAYGLEVLDHLANGIDWKESPRFPRVTLCDFRIRKLATVQDYTVQCVLPINLFNEKIFIFIWFWLVFVSVLSSANFLVWCYTMIFRQHRIRYLKKFLRINDCYKSELDKKMAVKFAEQYLRQDGIFVLRLVGKNANDVLVSEIILQLWNHYRNKPLIKHANQISDDNSNV
- the LOC138310501 gene encoding innexin unc-9-like isoform X2 — protein: MICTFFRKHTQFYKTAPQEEMMLDSVLGSFATYARLKGRYDDDWIDRLNHLYTTIIFIIFTIVVSTKQYVGEPIHCWCPAEFEDSMVDYTNNVCWISNTYYVHIDDDIPKERTVRTEREITYYQWVPMILLFQAFLFKVPCILWRILTASAGVNLDKIVTLAAETQYISPDDRERTIKHIVRYMDRWLENAREYRSGCFIRLRQTISKYCCIVCGKRYGNYLVTIYMFIKLLYMSNAIGQLFILNEFLGTNYNAYGLEVLDHLANGIDWKESPRFPRVTLCDFRIRKLATVQDYTVQCVLPINLFNEKIFIFIWFWLVFVSVLSSANFLVWCYTMIFRQHRIRYLKKFLRINDCYKSELDKKMAVKFAEQYLRQDGIFVLRLVGKNANDVLVSEIILQLWNHYRNKPLIKHANQISDDNSNV